In Candidatus Omnitrophota bacterium, a genomic segment contains:
- a CDS encoding aminopeptidase P family protein: MSKSARLICAASEANSDLYYLTRFLAPDSFCCVEIDNHKILLMNDLEVDRARAQAQADEVLSISDLQKQMDPKGETPPKLAGILAHFCNGRGVESLSVPADFPLALADALRETGLEVKAHAGPFVAGREVKNSAEIEAIEASQRAAERALGRALDRLRQSVTGEGDVLYWEGEVLTAEALRDLIQGSLFEDHCSADHTIVACGEQGVDPHNRGSGPLRAHQAIILDIFPRSTQTRYWADMTRTVVRGRAGDAIKRMYEAVYAGQETAFSLIRDGASGAFIHQEVLRTLEAKGFETGLKDGRMQGFFHGTGHGVGLDIHESPRISQCDSTLRAGNVVTVEPGLYYAGVGGVRLEDLVLVTGDGCRNLTQMEKLLEI; the protein is encoded by the coding sequence ATGTCCAAGTCTGCGCGACTGATTTGCGCTGCGAGCGAAGCGAACTCGGATCTTTACTACCTGACCCGGTTCTTGGCGCCGGATTCATTTTGCTGCGTTGAGATAGACAATCATAAGATCCTTCTCATGAACGATTTGGAAGTTGACCGTGCCCGTGCCCAAGCGCAGGCGGACGAGGTTTTGTCCATTTCGGATCTGCAGAAGCAGATGGATCCCAAAGGCGAAACACCCCCCAAGTTGGCCGGCATCCTGGCCCATTTTTGCAACGGCCGCGGCGTGGAAAGTCTGAGTGTGCCCGCGGATTTTCCTTTGGCCTTAGCCGATGCCTTGCGCGAGACCGGACTTGAGGTTAAGGCGCATGCAGGGCCTTTTGTGGCAGGGCGTGAAGTGAAGAACAGCGCGGAGATCGAGGCCATTGAAGCCAGCCAGCGCGCCGCAGAGCGGGCTTTGGGCCGGGCTTTGGACCGGTTGCGGCAGTCGGTGACGGGCGAGGGGGACGTGCTGTATTGGGAGGGGGAAGTTCTTACAGCAGAGGCACTTAGGGATTTAATCCAAGGCAGTTTGTTTGAGGATCACTGCTCGGCCGATCACACGATTGTGGCTTGCGGAGAGCAGGGTGTGGATCCGCACAACCGGGGCAGCGGTCCCTTGCGCGCGCATCAAGCAATCATTTTGGACATCTTCCCGCGTTCCACCCAAACGCGCTATTGGGCGGATATGACGCGCACCGTAGTGCGCGGCCGGGCCGGTGATGCGATCAAACGCATGTATGAGGCGGTTTATGCGGGCCAGGAAACAGCATTTTCTTTGATCCGGGACGGGGCTTCGGGCGCGTTCATCCATCAAGAGGTCCTGCGCACATTGGAGGCTAAGGGATTTGAGACAGGTTTGAAGGACGGCCGCATGCAGGGATTTTTTCACGGCACCGGACACGGCGTGGGTCTGGATATCCACGAAAGCCCGCGCATTTCGCAATGCGATTCGACTTTGCGCGCCGGGAATGTGGTGACCGTGGAGCCGGGATTGTATTATGCAGGCGTTGGAGGAGTCCGTCTGGAAGATTTGGTGCTTGTCACCGGAGACGGCTGCCGCAATCTGACACAAATGGAAAAGTTGCTGGAGATCTAG